The following proteins come from a genomic window of Lolium rigidum isolate FL_2022 chromosome 5, APGP_CSIRO_Lrig_0.1, whole genome shotgun sequence:
- the LOC124654298 gene encoding probable galacturonosyltransferase 10, with amino-acid sequence MVRPAGLLDPARRRPFLDQRRPSFRRRWQQRPLWVRLGLSLVLALACVLLLLGLAGSPDPSSPPSTDSARSGTTVSSPLLRQRSYLDGITDAHNMTDEMLSAHSFSRQLMDQISLAKTYIVAAKEANNLQFVAELSAQVRREQSILAHAAAHGGTVKKEDAEKAIRDMAMLFFQAQQFRYDSSVTIMKLKGQIQSLEEKSKAEADKSTKYGQIAAEELPKGLYCLGVRLTMEWFKSPELQRKFSDRSPAVQSNMRDNSLYHYCVFSDNIIAVSVVVNSTTLNSKHPEKNVFHLVTDEVNYAPMKAWFAMNDYGGAIVEIQKVEDFTWLNASYVPVLKQLQDAATQNFYFSGSGNRGTPIKFRNPKYLSMLNHLRFYIPEIYPELRKVVFLDDDIVVQRDLSDLFTINLNGNVMGAVETCMETFHRFHKYLNHSHPLIRAHFDPDACGWAFGMNVLDLVEWRNKNVTGIYHYWQERNADHTLWKLGSLPPGLLAFYGLVEALDPKWHVLGLGYTTVDPATIKEGAVLHYNGNMKPWLKIGMEKYKGFWDNYVDYSHPLLQQCFMH; translated from the exons ATGGTGCggccggcgggcctcctcgacccggcgaggcggcggccgtTCCTGGACCAGCGCCGGCCGTCCTTCAGGCGGCGGTGGCAGCAGCGCCCGCTCTGGGTCCGCCTCGGCCTCTCGCTCGTCCTGGCCCTCgcctgcgtcctcctcctcctcggcctcgccGGCTCCCCCGACCCCTCCTCCCCGCCGTCCACCGACTCGGCGCGATCCGGCACCACGGTCTCGTCCCCTCTTCTCCGCCAG AGATCTTACCTGGACGGCATCACGGATGCGCACAACATGACGGACGAAATGCTGAGCGCGCACTCGTTCTCCCGTCAGCTCATGGACCAGATTTCCCTCGCAAAGACCTACATCGTGGCCGCGAAAGAGGCCAACAACCTGCAGTTCGTGGCGGAGCTGAGCGCGCAGGTGCGGCGGGAGCAGAGCATCCTCGCGCACGCTGCGGCCCACGGTGGCACGGTCAAGAAGGAGGACGCGGAGAAGGCGATCAGGGACATGGCCATGCTCTTCTTCCAGGCGCAGCAGTTCCGGTACGACAGCTCCGTCACCATCATGAAGTTGAAGGGGCAGATTCAGTCCTTGGAGGAGAAGTCGAAAGCTGAGGCGGACAAGAGCACAAAGTATGGGCAGATTGCCGCTGAGGAGCTCCCAAAGGGGCTTTACTGCCTTGGTGTCCGGCTAACCATGGAGTGGTTCAAGAGTCCAGAGCTTCAGAGGAAGTTCTCAGATAGGAGCCCGGCAGTGCAGAGCAACATGAGGGATAACAGCCTCTATCATTACTGTGTTTTCTCGGACAACATCATTGCTGTCTCTGTTGTCGTCAATTCCACGACTCTGAATTCAAAGCACCCTGAGAAGAATGTTTTCCATCTAGTGACCGACGAGGTGAACTATGCTCCGATGAAGGCCTGGTTTGCCATGAACGATTACGGAGGGGCCATCGTGGAGATACAGAAGGTGGAGGACTTCACCTGGCTAAACGCCTCGTATGTCCCTGTTCTTAAACAGCTCCAGGATGCTGCCACGCAGAATTTCTACTTCTCTGGCAGTGGTAATCGCGGAACACCAATCAAATTCAGAAACCCAAAGTACTTGTCAATGCTCAACCACCTGAGGTTTTACATCCCAGAAATCTATCCGGAACTCCGCAAGGTGGTATTTCTTGATGATGACATTGTTGTTCAAAGGGACCTATCAGACTTGTTTACAATCAACCTCAACGGCAACGTTATGGGGGCAGTTGAAACTTGCATGGAGACGTTCCACAGATTTCATAAGTATCTCAATCATTCTCATCCTCTAATCCGTGCTCATTTCGATCCTGATGCTTGCGGCTGGGCATTTGGCATGAATGTGCTTGATCTTGTTGAATGGAGGAACAAGAATGTCACAGGGATATATCATTATTGGCAAGAGCGCAATGCTGATCATACCCTATGGAAGCTTGGGTCTCTACCTCCCGGGCTTCTTGCTTTCTATGGCTTGGTTGAAGCATTGGACCCAAAATGGCACGTGTTGGGGTTAGGCTATACAACCGTTGATCCTGCTACTATTAAGGAAGGTGCAGTATTGCATTACAACGGAAATATGAAGCCATGGCTGAAAATTGGGATGGAGAAGTACAAGGGCTTTTGGGACAACTATGTGGATTATTCACACCCTCTGCTTCAACAGTGTTTCATGCACTGA